In a single window of the Acyrthosiphon pisum isolate AL4f chromosome X, pea_aphid_22Mar2018_4r6ur, whole genome shotgun sequence genome:
- the LOC103308178 gene encoding zinc finger protein 665-like, whose amino-acid sequence MNNSDKTCVNKRHYLCNVCDKSFNQACKLAVHQRKHTGEKPYLCDVCGLMFRQSNNLTEHKKIHTGDQLYPCDVCDQRFTSTSHLTVHQRKHSGEKPYPCDVCEKRFTSNGHLTVHRMKHTGEKPYPCDGCEMRFTTNSQLTVHRRKHSGEKPYPCDGCDQRFISTSHLTVHRRKHTGEKPYPCDVCEKLFRQQCNLAEHKRIHSGEKPYLCDVCDQRFTSTSHLTVHRRKHTGEKPYPCDGCEKRFTSNSHLTVHRRKHTGEKPYPCDGCEKRFTSNSHLTVHRRKHTGEKPYPCDVCEKSFRQQCNLAEHKRIHTGEKPYLCDVCDQRFTSTSHLTVHRRKHTGEKPYPCDGCEMRFTTNSHLTVHRRKHSGEKPYPCDGCEKRFTSNSHLTVHRRKHTGEKPYPCDGLLEVNQ is encoded by the coding sequence atgaacAATAGCGACAAGACATGTGTGAACAAGAGACACTACTTGTGTAATGTCTGCGACAAATCGTTCAACCAAGCCTGCAAACTGGCAGTACACCAGAGAAAACATACCGGGGAGAAACCGTACCTATGTGACGTTTGTGGCTTGATGTTTCGGCAGAGCAACAACTTGACAGAACACAAGAAAATACACACCGGAGACCAACTATACCCGTGCGATGTGTGTGACCAGAGGTTCACCAGTACCAGCCATCTAACGGTCCACCAGAGGAAACATTCAGGGGAGAAACCTTATCCCTGCGATGTGTGTGAAAAGAGGTTCACCAGTAACGGCCATCTAACGGTCCACCGGATGAAACATACAGGAGAGAAACCTTACCCGTGCGACGGGTGTGAAATGAGGTTCACCACTAACAGCCAGTTAACGGTCCACCGGAGGAAGCATTCAGGAGAGAAACCTTACCCATGTGATGGGTGTGACCAGAGGTTCATCAGTACCAGCCATTTAACGGTCCATCGGAGGAAACATACAGGGGAGAAACCTTACCCTTGCGATGTTTGTGAAAAATTGTTCAGACAACAATGTAACCTGGCAGAACACAAGAGAATACACTCCGGAGAGAAACCATACTTGTGTGATGTGTGTGACCAGAGGTTCACCAGTACCAGTCATCTAACAGTCCACCGGAGGAAACATACAGGGGAGAAACCTTACCCGTGCGATGGGTGTGAAAAGAGGTTCACCAGTAACAGCCATCTAACGGTCCACCGGAGGAAACATACAGGGGAGAAACCTTACCCGTGCGATGGGTGTGAAAAGAGGTTCACCAGTAACAGCCATCTAACGGTCCACCGGAGGAAACATACAGGGGAGAAACCTTACCCCTGCGATGTTTGTGAAAAATCGTTCAGACAACAATGTAACCTGGCAGAACACAAGAGAATACACACCGGAGAGAAACCATACTTGTGTGATGTGTGTGACCAGAGGTTCACCAGTACCAGTCATCTAACAGTCCACCGGAGGAAACATACAGGGGAGAAACCTTACCCGTGCGATGGGTGTGAAATGAGGTTCACCACTAACAGCCATCTAACGGTCCACCGGAGGAAACATTCAGGAGAGAAACCTTACCCGTGCGATGGGTGTGAAAAGAGGTTCACCAGTAACAGCCATCTAACGGTCCACCGGAGGAAACATACAGGGGAGAAACCTTACCCGTGCGATGGGTTATTAGAAGTTAACCAGTGA